From the genome of Drosophila melanogaster chromosome 2L, one region includes:
- the Tsp gene encoding thrombospondin, isoform C — protein MNWTRVLLIGLTALALTFVDVASLSLDPVASAELEQFIRKGDVVISTRHIRPRRKLHISIEALFMIDFPMLKHKMSFFLDRKQQRVTLDISANGATESRNFEIPNINETSTIRSLALQFSKNRITLHVDCKASTHHDIDMNLAKLYTQMDDPVIKLFRERKYPLHFDGDMEHSLQRANCQKGNHRRGNRRMLRNKITEREKNKKRDVRGWYEPTIAREGVVDHRHQEVPTDVERGDIPVLNGDCEDALARSLSDLLALVKLLREDVAHQRQEIAYLRMLLENCAGCKNPLTTDNQLRIEPDCRSANPCYPGVECLDSAAGPRCGHCPLGFIGDGKSCKPGVTCAHHMCYPGVQCHDTVNGAQCDSCPAGYEGDGRTCSLRNPCLDTPCPSGNILVPSHNVQHYQRQSQYTARKYSVVTN, from the exons ATGAATTGGACGCGCGTGCTGTTAATCGGGTTGACCGCCTTGGCGCTGACATTTGTGGATGTTGCATCACTCTCACTCGATCCAG TTGCTTCTGCTGAACTGGAGCAGTTTATACGCAAAGGAGATGTGGTCATATCAACGCGACACATTAG ACCTCGTCGAAAGTTGCACATATCCATAGAAGCACTCTTCATGATCGACTTCCCGATGCTGAAGCACAAGATGTCCTTCTTCCTGGACCGCAAACAGCAGCGGGTAACGTTGGACATTAGTGCGAACGGAGCCACCGAGTCGCGCAACTTCGAGATACCCAACATCAATGAGACAAGCACCATCCGATCCCTGGCACTGCAGTTCTCCAAGAATCGCATAACGCTCCATGTGGACTGCAAGGCGAGCACGCATCACGACATCGACATGAACCTGGCCAAGCTGTACACCCAGATGGACGATCCGGTGATCAAGCTG TTCCGTGAGCGCAAGTATCCCCTTCACTTCGACGGGGACATGGAGCACTCCCTGCAGCGGGCCAATTGCCAGAAGGGCAACCATCGTCGTGGCAATCGTCGCATGCTGCGCAACAAGATCACCGAGCGTG AGAAGAACAAGAAGCGCGATGTGCGCGGCTGGTATGAGCCAACGATCGCCCGGGAAGGAGTCGTGGATCACAGACACCAGGAGGTGCCAACGGACGTGGAGCGCGGTGATATTCCCGTTCTGAATGGCGATTGCGAAG ACGCCCTCGCACGATCGCTCAGCGATTTACTGGCTCTGGTGAAGCTGCTCCGCGAAGACGTCGCCCACCAGCGCCAGGAGATTGCCTACCTGCGTATGCTCCTGGAGAACTGTGCCGGCTGCAAGAATCCCCTCACCACCGACAACCAACTGCGCATCGAGCCCGACTGCCGTTCCGCCAATCCCTGTTATCCTG GAGTGGAGTGCTTGGACTCGGCGGCCGGTCCCCGATGTGGCCACTGTCCCCTTGGCTTCATTGGCGATGGCAAGAGCTGCAAGCCGGGCGTTACCTGCGCCCATCACATGTGCTATCC AGGCGTTCAGTGTCACGATACCGTGAATGGAGCCCAGTGTGACTCCTGTCCAGCCGGCTACGAAGGTGATGGACGCACATGTTCGCTACGTAATCCTTGCCTGGACACACCGTGCCCCTCAG GCAACATTCTAGTGCCCTCGCATAATGTGCAACACTATCAGAGGCAGAGCCAGTACACCGCCCGAAAATACTCGGTCGTTACGAACTAA